In Phalacrocorax carbo chromosome 1, bPhaCar2.1, whole genome shotgun sequence, the genomic stretch cagttgttttttttgaGAATCTGTTGCATGCTTCTGTGTCACATCCTTCTGCAGTGACTTGTTTGtggcaattaaaaataagatattttaatgCTAAGTGTCTTTGAATAAGTGGGGTAACTGACTTGAGGAGTCCTCACCTTGTGTGTTAAAACAAGTCTGAAAAAGGTCTGAAATTTTTTCCATGAAACCCTGCTAACCAAAACAGATAGAGATATTCACTCAGCTTGATAAAATGTCTGCCTGTTGCATACTAGCAGTTAGATGCCACAGTTAATCCACTCACGTTTTGAGGAGCATATTAGGGGAGTGAAAAGAAATTGGATCTTCCTGATTTGAGTGGAAACTGAAGGAGGTGGGGCTTGGGAAAGCTTGGAGAAAAGGCCATCTTATCACTATTTGTGTTGGCTTCATGCAGGTCTGTAAGGCAGTTACAGAATTGTTTGTGTTGGACATGACCTCAGTCATCCCACCTTCTGCTCCAAGCAGAGTTAACGCTGAGTGCTTTGGTCTTGTACATGTCAACTGTCACTAAATCACCTgtcctattttcctttttgattcTTTACTTTTCATGTACTAGTAGAAGCTTTTCATTTCACGTTGCACTTAAGTCCCTTGCTGCTTTCGGCTTTGTTGGGTTTTGACTTCCCTAGCAGGGGTGCTGCGTGCCTGGGCAATatttctgtattcctcccatGGCAGATTGTTcttgcttcctcctccttaGGCCAAGCTGCTGATTGATCTGCATATTTTCCTGAGTGTTGGGCTGTACTTCTTGTGTGGTTAGAAGCAGTTGTCCTTAAATACCTGCCAGCTTTCTTGAGCTCTTTTGCCTTTCAGAACTGGGTCCCACAGAATTCTACCTACTAAGTCATCCTGCCCTTATGAAGTGCACTGGATGTGCCTTCCTCACCACACTCAGGATTTTAAGCTCCGCTGTTTCGTGGTCACTACAGTCAAGGCCGCTGTTGTGCTGTTGATGCCATCCCCagcaagttggttttttttgttgaaagcaATCCCAATGAAGTCTCAAAAGGGTCGACCTATTTAGGATCTGGTTTTCCCTGAAATCTTCCAGAAGCCTCCTAGATTGTTTGTGTCTTGCTGTGTTGCTCTTCCAGTGGATGTCAGGGAGGTTAAAGTGTCCCACAATAACCAGTCTCTGATTTTAAAGACTTTCTGGAATTGCTGAAATAGAGTTCATCTGCTTTCTTACCCCATGAGGTGATTTGTAACAAACTTTGACTGTGATGTTGCCATACAGACCTCTCCTTTAATCCTGACCCAAAAGCTCTTAACCAGCCTGCTGTCCTGTAGAACAGCGTTTTTGTGTTCCAGCTGCTCCTTCAGGTAGAGGGCAATTCACCTgctgttctttccttcctgGCTGTTTTAAAAAGCCTGTATCCATCCATGACAGAGCTCCAGTCACGTGAGCTATCCCACATGTCTCAGTTACTCTGGTATCATAGTTCTGTGTACAGGCATTTGCTGTAGTTCCCCTTTCCCATTTCAGTATGTTTTACCCTTGCTAAGgtctctcttcctcccagcAACCTGACCCGTGTATTTAACATGTCTGAATCTCTATTTCCTCCCTTACCTGCAGACTTCTATCACCATTCCCTGACGGACCTCTCATTTAAAGTGCTTGTCACCAGATTTGATGGGGATGTTCCTTACCCACTTTGTCTAGAGGACTTAGCGGCCCTCATTTCTCAGGGGTATTTGTGgccataaaaattaaaacattgccTGCAGTGCCAGTCGTGCAGCAAGTTGTTAACTTCTAGGATGTCTCCATAAGCCTTTTCCCATTCACATGAAAGAGCAAGGAGAACAAACATCAGCTGGGGTCCCCTGTCCTTCTTTGCATGTGGAGTTTTTTGATAGCTTTTGATTTGCTCCAGGTCTCCTTTGTTAATAgcatggggggggggagaaaaaggcaatattagtaataataataaagggtAGTAGTTTAGTAGTTAATAGTCCAAGGGTCAGAGGACCCTTGGCAATCTCTCTAATGTATGGAATCTGGCCAAACCTCCTTCACCAGCATGTCTTGCAGCAGATGTGTGTGTCTGCTCAGTAGAAGTGAATCTCCAACTAGTATTACCTGCCACTCCCTTGTATTTCTAGTACTTAGTTCAAACACAGCTACCTCTGACATCTGCCTTAATTGAGATGTTTGCTGTTTTTGCCTGTCATTCaaataattcaaagaaaaaaaaaagagaaagtggaAAATAGCTTTATATGCTCGTCTTCTTAAGGTAAGAAGGAGACTGTGGAACactaatataataaaaatgaggTGTTGGGAGATACGCAGTAAGAAAGGAATTAAGATTTATGAAAAGTCTCTGAGACTTAGGAGGCTCAGACTGATGTTTGGGTACCTCTCATATCAGCTAATGTGTGCTGCAAGCTTCACATGCAGGAATGATTGTTGAGAGCTATCAGAAGGTTTATGTCCTTCATCCTCCACTGACACGTTTACATGCAGTCAACGTGTGTGAACATACTACTCACCCTTTGAGTTTCAATTTTTGTAACGATCTTCTATGTGAGATAAATTTTCAGCAGGTCACTTTAGGCAGTTGGGTTCTGCTTTTATTTGGCTTATGGTCACTATGTTGTTTCATATGCTTTGGATCAGAGAAATGAGTGCTGTAGTAGAAGCTCAGACTAAACTGTTCGCTATTTGTGGCTTTTAAAGCACTTCAAGTAAGCTGCCATGTGATCGGCAGAACTGCAGGAGCCTAGTTTCCTAGGAGTGTGTTTGTGAAATGTATTACTTCCAGGTTTTGACATTGTCCTTTCTCATTCCCAGTgtacttgtttcttttcttagtGTTCTGCCATCTGAAGGAGAAACAGGTTGGCTGATGCCCACTTCGAAATTATACTCACGTGGAGTTGTCTGGTAACAAAGAGGCAACAGATAATTGAAGAATCTAACACTTCTTAGTTACATCAGAACAAATGTATGACTTCAGGGACTTCTGGTTACACTGGACtgttatttctcattttgtaTTTGGGTGAAATTGTCAGAGATGAACAATTAGTGgtagaagagggagagaaataaaacattgatTCTACAAGTCCTGTTTGTTTAGAAAATTAGTCAAAAAAATCAACATATGAATACTCCTCTGTCCAGTTTGTTTTGGCTATGTTGTGCGTTTCATCAGGCATCACCTAAAAATCAAAGGTTTTATACTTTTTAGTAGTACAGATGTGTTGTAGCATCTCCAAAGTATGATTCTGTTAGCTAGTATCCACTGCAGAGAGGCAGATGTTGTTTTGTTCCTCTTACCTGAATTACTGATCGCTTTCTGAAATCCTCAGCAGGTTCCCTtgcagggagggggaagcaATATATGTTCTCTGGTCATCTGTTTTGGAACTTCAAATGACAAAGCACCGGTTTTTGGAGATGCTGTCATAAAGCGGAAATACTGCCTCATTGATTAACTCTTCCTTCAGAAcgaaagcttttcattttccaggtTACAGATTTGAGGCTTTTAGGGAAGTAACATAATGTATTTCATCATCAGTCACAAATCTGTACTTGACATCCCATTTTGCTCCTTTAATatagtaaaatgaaaatgcagaaatgcaatTTGGAGATGAAATCGAGAATATTGTATTAGAGTGCCTTAATGAGGcagtggcagggaggggaaCAGAAGAGTAGGGAAGTCACTGATGGCCAGATCAGGAATTTGCAttctttgctgctgtgctttaTGGAAACACAAATGTCCTCTGAATCTACATTTCCAGAGATGATGGTTAGTAGTAATACCGTCTTTGTTTATGCAAAACTGACCAAACTTAAGGATTATACTGTAATATATGTCACTGCCAAATGACCATTTTAAGATACTTAAAGTGGCTAGTTTTACACGTGGAAATCTGAAAAGATACCTCAGAAGGAGATAGTATCTGTGGCAAGTCAACCAGTATTCACAGAGACCAGTATCGTTTAGGAGATAGTATTAATTCAACATAGTAGCAGCGAGTTCCTCAGATATGTCTACTGTGGTCAAAAAATAAGTGATATGAACCTGTTAGAACTGTCTTTGGAAAGATGTACATCGGTTGGTAAGAAACATTGCACCTAAATCTGTTTTGTACCTCAGATTGAtgattcttgctttttttctggaattgaGGTATTACCATGCAAAGTTTACCATGAATAGCAGGAAGTGAAATAATCCTACCTAATTTGTAACTGTGTTTTTGTTATTAACAATTGCGAAGGTCTTTTCTTGGAGACTTTTGTCTGGAATTTAGTATGTCAGGTGCTttctatttctgattttttttttaaaaatatctgttaaaGATCCCTTTGTTTTGACATCAGGAAGAGAATCCAAAGACTTGATGCACAATTTTAGCAAGGTGGAAGGATAGCTGTTGCAGTCTGACCTACTGCAGAAATGCACTAGAGCTTCTCTACTATATGGAGGAGTGCAAGTTAGATAATAACTTGAGCTAGCATAGAAGTGCAAGTTAGAGCATAGATGCACTGTTtataggttgttttttttttttaatttaacctGAGGCAATGATTCTGCAGATCCATCAAAACAATCTATCATCTTCACTACTCTTCTTGTGGCCTTGCAACTGTTGTGGCTGTGGTAACGTTTGTGTGACTGTCTAGCTATAACGGGCAGCAACCTACATACATAAAATGACTGGAAATCTGAGCTTGGTACCTAGTAAGGTGGACAAAACAGTGGATGTACAAATGCCTAACCTGTTTCTATAACGAGTAAATGAAGCTTTCCACTTCTGATCTCGATGTACAGGCCTATACACTTGATGAGGGAAGCCTATGTTTATTGTAACAAAAGAGGAATCTTCCTTCAGGCCTTTTGAGTAAGTCTGTGTCACTGTATAGATTCTTTTTTAGGGTTGAATTGAGGAAAATTTTGGAAACGTGTTTGGAAACACGTTTTGCTTAGAGGTATGCCAATAAGGAGTACAGTCTTTTTCTGAGGAATAAAACAAGAAGAGTTTTTAGATTTGTTTGTCCTTTCATTGAGACTTTTGGAAAGGATTTGTTTGTTCACTCCCTGTAGATAGAACAGCCCTTATACCTCAAGGTAGAGTAACTTTACTTGTTCTAACCCAAGACTTCACAAAAATCCTGTCCATCCTGGCAGACTTCATCACTGTTCCATGCTCTCATTTTACCAGTGAGGGAGGGAGTAGTGGTAGGGTGATTTTCTAATAACTTGAAAAACCTGCTGCAGAAAGTTTTTATTTAGTTTCATATGGGACTTGGATTGTACAAAAAAATTCTATGGTTTGAAAGATACAACTACCTGTTGGATATGATTCTAAATGAATAGTACACGACTTTGCTTTGTGTTCAGTAACATACTGCACAGGATCTCTTAAATGGTGACAAGTCTGGCTAATGACATGGTTTCTATACAGGAAAAGTAGATGATGGATTTTAATATATACCGATATATAATAGAACACTTACAGTGAAAACTACATGTGAAGtggttttaaaacaagaatatatttttataggtCTAACAAGAAGCTTAAGCATAACTTCCACTGACCAATCAATGTTTGAAAAAGCACAAGGAGAGAAAGTTACGTTGCCGTGTACTTTTGTACTCTCAGAAGAAGATGAAGGCCCGCTAGATATTGAATGGGTGTTGATACCAGCAGATAATCAAAAGAAGGAACAAATAGTAAGTAGACACTTTTTCTGACAGTGTTAATTCAGTCGTTCGAGTACATCAATGTATGAACTTTATTACTGACTTCTTAAACTTCTACCTTTACAGGTTTTGGGGTTCTTGTGATCTTAAATTACTTTGAAGCATCAGCCATATGAAATACAGTGGAAATTTTGGAATATCAGATTAAGTGTGAATTGAGAAGAAATTTCTTACTGTAAACTTGTTTTCTAAAGGAGAactctaaaattaaaaatgcttcaaTTACAGAAAACACACTATGCTTTTATACCTGCATTATTTTCCTGATTGAAAACTGTTTTATGGGAATTTGATTTTAAACATATTGACTCTTCATTAGTTATGAACTCTTTCCTTTATTCAGAAGCCTTATCAAAAAGATTATTCCTTTAGTAGAGAGGTTTGATAGAATGAAGAATAGAGAAATTTTAGACCgttttctttcagttaaagTCAACTCTGACATGCTGCTACTTGAGCAGCTGTTTGGTTGGAGTGTTCATTGTAGTACTGTGTGTGATATTTTGAAGATTGAGATATTTGGCTATGTCATGCCTCTGGCATTATTCAAAACAGTAGAAAGAAACTGTCAATCTGAAGATACCAAATTATTTTGAACGTTTAAATGCCAAGTGGATTTCtgaatcttatttctttttttttggtagataATTATGTATGCCGTAGACAGGATTTATAATCATTATTATGCTGCTATGAATGAGCGGATGCAGTTTACTAATCCGGATCCCAGATCTGGTGATGGTTCATTGGATATACTGAATTTAAAGGCATCAGACACTGGCACGTACCAGTGCAAAGTGAAGAAGGCTCCTGGAGTTCAAAGCCAAAAAATACAGTTGACTGTACTTGGTAAGATAATGtttttcttgaattttcagTGACACTTTTTATGTGTTTATTCCAtcatatatttaatatataaaatgaaaacttctgTCAGGCAAAGTCAAACTGAATATGTGATGATGCATCCACTGTTGAGACTTTGCAAGGGGGTTGACTTTGTTCTGTTCTGGGGAATGAAGGGAATAATATTCGGAATaatgagcattaaaaaaaattctgtacatGGCTTGTATTTTGTAGCAAATCTTCCCACGTGTAGAAGTGGTTTGTTGCACAAGCTTTGTGTTTAGCAAAATTGACTCACCTACTAGAACACAACTAGTAAGCATTTTTATTGTGACTATTAGTAATTCAATAATACTTTGTTTATTAGTAAAGCCAGCAAGGACTAAATGTTCCATTGAAGGATCACACGAGATTGGAAAAGATGTTATCTTGAAATGTGCATCACAAGAAGGATCCCCACTTTTGTCTTACGACTGGAGAAGAGTATCTGGCACACAGGAACTTCCTGCCACTTCCATGCTGAGTACTGTCAAACTTCACTTATTATTCTAAAATACTTCaagattgcatttgtgtttTTGGCTTATCTTGACTGTGAGCATCCCATGCTTAATTTTAGTATCGAGCAGTCAAAATAAGTGTCACTTCTGCCTTCTCACTGGATAATAAAACTGACTTTGAAACAAGTTGGGGGgtgttttggtggtgtttttggattggttgtgtggtttttttaaaaattcttagtGGGAAATGTTTCAGGCTTTAAGTTGAGATTCTTACCATTAGGCTGCAGAATCATGCTCATCTGTGCATGAGTGTGTGAGTTCTCTTTCTTGGTGATGTTGGGTGCGTTTGTGCTCAGGTGAGCAGTGGGGAAGAGTGAGACCAGAGTTTAGACTGGTGGTTAGAGCTGCCTTTAGGGAAGTGGAGATAAGCTTAAACTGAACTGAGATCTTCACTTTCTGATCAAGTGACAGAACTTAAGTTCTTTAAGAAGTCTTTAGAAGAAAAGCTCTCCTGAGTAAGAAGAGGtaaaccttctcttctcctttacAAGAGCTGACATCCAGGAGAGAGTTATACCTTATGAATTTTGACTAATGGATCACAAATTATTATAGTGGTGGTGTATTGGATTTTTATTGTAAGAACGTAATTGTAGAAGGTTAATTTGTGATTTTGACTTCATGAaagttatttcagaatattttttttaaagtactgctCAGTACCAATATTTTTTGACCTTTTTTATAGTTATGAAAACTTTGATGGTGCGTTTTCCTTGCAGATGAAGCAATTTAAGAATCAGCTTACAAATAAGCATATTTTAACTCAGGTTGTGCAGGACATATAGGACAAAGTGGCTACTTTTAGACACATGATACCAAAGTGATTTGCTAGGTGAGAGGGAGTTAAGAacttctgtggttctgtgggtCTTCTATCCTCCCTTAACTGATGCCTTAGAAAATTCAGGTATGGTTTCAGTTTAAttgatttaaagcaaaaaaaaaaccccaaaaccaacccacaacaTTGACTTCTGTGAACTTCTCCAGTCTTCTTTAAACTTCTGTTGATTAGAACCTCTAAGATCTTAGAAAGAAGATATCTCAAAACCAGCTACATATGACAAACCTTgtactgttttttgttttgaccTTGCCTCCTGGTAGTGCTGTTTGATCTCTTATTTATTGTTTTGGCAGTGAACAGTTGATCACTAGTGTCCTTCTCTGTAACAACCAAGATCTTAAGCTGTTGTTACTCCCCTTTCTTCACATCCCAGATTTGTCTCatggtaacaaaaaaaatcGTTTGACAGTACCAGTGCTGGACAAGAATGACTGAGGAAGTACGCAAAAGGGGCATGTAACTCAGTAAAACAATGTTTGCTTTGGGCTTCAGGTTTGGGGACACTGAACTTGTTCTCAGGAATCTAGATGCTACCTAACTTGTTGTTCAGCAGGAAGAGCAAAGTATTTGTGTGGTGCTTTGTTCCTTTGATGTAGTGTCTTGCAGTGCTGGTGACAAATCTGTTAGCAGTTAAAGCATGCCAACCATTTGAAGTTCATATAGGAGAATCTCACAAAGGTAGTTGTCAATGGCTTTAGAAGCCCTGGGGAAATAAGTactctttttgttttcactgatttACATCTCCTACTCTGTCAGCATAGCTAGACTTAATTGGTGACCCATTGGAGTGCAGCGTTTAGGTTGGTTAGACCTCATGTAGAGCATGGGTTCTGCAGGCATCTAGGCTGGTTGTACAGAATCAGTTTagacagagagaagagaaggaggtaCTTCTGGGATGCAGTTaatcttctgtattttagaaTTCTATGTTAGGATGAGAGAACTTCCTACTTTAAGCATCTGTTCCTTTCAGTTGACAGAGCAATTAGTCTGTAGGCTTAATAAAGTCAAATGCTGAGGAATAAATTTCTAACGAGGTAGAAGgcttttacaaataatattttgcagcaCAATAGActtttggggtatttttaaCACTGCATTTTCAGTTAAGATCTCTCATCTATGTGCTGTATTAATAATTCTGTAGTATTGAATATGGAATTAAACTTTGGAAAACTGTAAACCTTTACCTTTTGTTGTTTGTAGATAAAAATACAGGGGAACTTCTCTTGAAAAATGCCTCTCAAGACTATTCTGGTACATACAGTTGTGTGGCCTCAAACAGAGTTGGCACGGATGAATGTTCTGTTCAGCTGAATGTCACCCCTCGTAAGTGTTTGCTGTGTAACGGTCACATAGTGTTTTGTGTATTAAAA encodes the following:
- the CXADR gene encoding coxsackievirus and adenovirus receptor isoform X2; translation: MEPPLVVSVFLVLLCFAGLTRSLSITSTDQSMFEKAQGEKVTLPCTFVLSEEDEGPLDIEWVLIPADNQKKEQIIIMYAVDRIYNHYYAAMNERMQFTNPDPRSGDGSLDILNLKASDTGTYQCKVKKAPGVQSQKIQLTVLVKPARTKCSIEGSHEIGKDVILKCASQEGSPLLSYDWRRVSGTQELPATSMLNKNTGELLLKNASQDYSGTYSCVASNRVGTDECSVQLNVTPPINTAGIIAGAIIGTLLGLFILAFLIFCCCKKHREKKYEKEVHHEIREDVPPPKSRSSTARSYIGSNRSSLGSMSPSNMEGYTKTPYSQVPSEDFERAPGQNPTFASSKHDIAHKIGDITVV
- the CXADR gene encoding coxsackievirus and adenovirus receptor isoform X1, producing MEPPLVVSVFLVLLCFAGLTRSLSITSTDQSMFEKAQGEKVTLPCTFVLSEEDEGPLDIEWVLIPADNQKKEQIIIMYAVDRIYNHYYAAMNERMQFTNPDPRSGDGSLDILNLKASDTGTYQCKVKKAPGVQSQKIQLTVLVKPARTKCSIEGSHEIGKDVILKCASQEGSPLLSYDWRRVSGTQELPATSMLNKNTGELLLKNASQDYSGTYSCVASNRVGTDECSVQLNVTPPINTAGIIAGAIIGTLLGLFILAFLIFCCCKKHREKKYEKEVHHEIREDVPPPKSRSSTARSYIGSNRSSLGSMSPSNMEGYTKTPYSQVPSEDFERAPGQNPTFASSKVAAPNLSRMGAVPVMIPAQSKDGSIV